The Carassius gibelio isolate Cgi1373 ecotype wild population from Czech Republic chromosome B22, carGib1.2-hapl.c, whole genome shotgun sequence genome window below encodes:
- the si:dkeyp-53d3.6 gene encoding gastrula zinc finger protein XlCGF52.1: protein MDENNEDEELKEAEEKHHPIETGEQPEPRPKKSFACPQCGKAFNYKHNLQVHMRVHTGEKPFVCDYCGKRFKYERNFQEHRRTHTGERPYSCVHCGKSFANRNTFKIHTRIHTGEKPFACCLCEKRFTQARALKSHLHSHSGERPFHCDQCDKTFLTALSLRKHAKVHTREKPHVCLLCGKAFTELGSLIVHQKRHEGLKNHICGECGKSFITNSELKVHQKVHSGEKPFQCSFCDKRFNQSGHLKTHERIHTGEKPYPCTACGKSFSQFASLLRHKGTNICNSFDKT, encoded by the coding sequence ATGGATGAAAACAATGAGGACGAAGAACTGAAAGAAGCGGAGGAGAAACACCATCCCATCGAAACTGGAGAACAACCGGAGCCAAGGCCAAAAAAATCTTTCgcctgccctcagtgtggaaaggctTTCAACTACAAACACAACCTTCAGGTTCACATgcgagttcacactggagagaagccattcGTGTGCGATTATTGTGGAAAGCGTTTCAAATACGAGAGAAACTTTCAAGAGCACCGGCGAACTCATACCGGAGAGAGACCGTATTCGTGTGTTCACTGCGGAAAGAGTTTTGCTAATAGAAACACCTTTAAGATCCACACCcgcatccacactggagagaagcctttcgcATGCTGTCTGTGTGAAAAGAGATTCACGCAAGCAAGAGCTCTCAAATCACATCTGCATTCTCACTCCGGAGAAAGACCGTTTCACTGCGATCAGTGCGATAAAACCTTTCTTACAGCGCTATCCCTGAGAAAGCACGCGAAAGTCCACACGCGCGAGAAACCtcatgtgtgtttgctgtgtggAAAAGCTTTCACAGAGCTTGGATCTCTAATCGTGCACCAGAAAAGACACGAGGGTCTGAAGAATCACATATGTGGCGAGTGTGGGAAGTCGTTTATTACAAATAGCGAACTGAAAGTGCACCAGAAAGTTCACTCTGGAGAAAAACCTTTCCAGTGTTCGTTCTGCGACAAGAGATTTAATCAATCCGGACATCTGAAGACACACGAGaggatccacaccggagagaaaccgtatCCCTGCACTGCATGCGGGAAGAGCTTCAGTCAGTTCGCGTCTCTCCTCAGACATAAAGGCACTAATATCTGCAATAGTTTTGACAAAACCTGA